One window of the Trifolium pratense cultivar HEN17-A07 linkage group LG2, ARS_RC_1.1, whole genome shotgun sequence genome contains the following:
- the LOC123910966 gene encoding primary septum endo-1,3(4)-beta-glucanase-like, with amino-acid sequence MHHLTKKNKPFLFPQTNSTVLPDPSNFFSPNLLSTPLPTNSFFQNFVLKNGDQPEYIHPYLIKSSNSSLSVSYPSRFFNSKVISQVFNPDFTITSSTKCSNEKHIISSYNDLSVTLYIPSSNLRFFLVRGSPFLTFSVTQSTPLSITSIHAILSFTSNDSLTKHTFQFNNGQVWILYASSSIRLSHGISEIVSEAFNGIIRIALLPDSDSKTEAILDKFSSCYPVSGNAVFGKPFCVGYKWEKKGSGDLLLLANPLHLQLLCDIIDCDVTVLTGFKYKSIDGDLVGIVGHSWFLKTDPVSVTWHSSNGVTKEYHKEIVSALLKDVEDLDSSATTTTTTSYFYGKLIARAARLALIAEEVFLFDMIPKVKIKKFLKETIEPWLDGTFNGNGFLYDHKWGGIVTKQGCADSNDYIGTEFYNAQLNQLGYFLYGIAVLVKLDPDWGRKYKSQTYSLMEDFMNLSTCSNPNYTRLRCFDLYKLHSWAGGLTEFADGRYQKGTSEGINAYYSATLIGLAYGDANVVATGSTLTAFEIKAAQMWWHVKKGGNMYEDEFTEANRMIGLAWSNKRDMELWFGYLGARQCLLGIQVLPLVPISEVLFSDVDYVKDLVEWALPSLERDGVGEGWKGFLYALQGIYDKEGALEKVRKLSGFDNGNSFSNLLWWIHSRG; translated from the coding sequence ATGCATCATCTAACCAAAAAGAACAAACCTTTTCTATTCCCACAAACAAATTCCACTGTTCTCCCTGACCCCTCCAACTTCTTCTCCCCAAATCTGCTATCTACACCCCTCCCCACAAACTCTTTCTTCCAAAACTTTGTTCTCAAAAATGGTGACCAACCTGAATACATTCATCCATATCTCATCaaatcatcaaactcatcacTTTCTGTTTCATACCCATCTAGATTCTTCAACTCAAAAGTCATATCACAAGTGTTCAACCCTGATTTCACTATCACTTCCTCTACAAAATGTTCCAATGAGAAACACATAATCTCTTCTTACAATGATCTCAGTGTTACTTTGTATATTCCTTCTtcaaatttgagattttttctTGTTAGGGGAAGTCCCTTTTTGACATTCTCTGTCACACAATCAACCCCTCTTTCCATCACTTCAATCCATGCAATTCTCTCTTTTACTTCCAATGATTCTCTTACAAAACATACTTTTCAGTTTAACAATGGTCAAGTTTGGATTTTGTATGCTTCTTCATCTATCAGGTTGAGTCATGGTATTTCTGAGATTGTTTCTGAGGCCTTTAATGGCATAATTAGAATCGCTCTGTTGCCGGATTCTGATTCGAAAACTGAAGCTATTCTTGACAAGTTCAGTTCATGTTATCCTGTTAGTGGCAATGCTGTTTTTGGAAAACCGTTTTGTGTTGGGTATAAATGGGAGAAGAAAGGTTCAGGTGATTTGTTATTGTTAGCAAACCCTCTACATCTTCAACTTTTATGTGATATTATTGATTGTGATGTTACTGTTTTAACTGGTTTTAAGTATAAAAGCATTGATGGTGATCTTGTTGGTATTGTTGGTCATTCTTGGTTTTTGAAAACTGATCCTGTTTCTGTAACATGGCATTCTTCAAATGGTGTGACGAAAGAATACCACAAAGAAATTGTTTCTGCTCTTTTGAAAGATGTTGAGGATCTAGATTCAtctgcaacaacaacaacaacaacttctTACTTTTATGGAAAATTGATTGCTAGAGCTGCGAGGTTAGCGTTGATAGCAGAAGAGGTTTTCTTATTTGATATGATTCCAAAGGTTAAGATTAAGAAGTTTTTGAAGGAAACTATTGAGCCTTGGCTTGATGGAACCTTTAATGGAAATGGTTTTCTATATGATCACAAATGGGGAGGGATTGTAACCAAACAAGGCTGTGCCGATTCCAATGATTATATTGGTACTGAATTCTATAATGCTCAACTTAATCAGTTAGGATATTTTCTTTATGGTATTGCTGTTCTGGTTAAACTTGATCCAGATTGGGGTAGAAAGTATAAGTCTCAAACTTATTCACTCATGGAGGATTTCATGAACTTGAGCACCTGTTCCAATCCGAATTACACGCGTTTGAGGTGTTTTGATCTATATAAACTGCATTCTTGGGCCGGAGGCCTAACTGAGTTTGCAGATGGAAGATATCAGAAGGGCACTAGTGAGGGTATTAATGCATATTATTCTGCTACATTGATTGGTTTGGCTTATGGCGATGCTAATGTTGTTGCAACTGGATCAACCTTGACAGCTTTTGAAATTAAAGCTGCTCAAATGTGGTGGCATGTTAAAAAGGGAGGGAATATGTATGAGGATGAGTTTACAGAAGCGAATAGGATGATTGGTCTTGCTTGGTCAAATAAGAGAGACATGGAACTTTGGTTTGGATATCTTGGTGCTAGGCAATGTTTGCTTGGTATACAAGTTTTACCATTGGTTCCTATTTCTGAAGTGTTGTTTTCTGATGTTGATTATGTGAAGGATCTTGTTGAGTGGGCATTGCCATCATTGGAAAGGGATGGTGTAGGAGAAGGGTGGAAGGGTTTTTTGTATGCTTTGCAGGGAATCTATGATAAGGAAGGTGCTTTGGAGAAGGTAAGAAAATTGAGTGGTTTTGATAATGGAAATTCATTTAGTAATCTGTTGTGGTGGATTCATAGTAGAGGTTAA
- the LOC123909676 gene encoding probable endo-1,3(4)-beta-glucanase ARB_01444, with amino-acid sequence MAINNNNKNTSFLFPQTNSTILPDPSKFFSQNLLSTPLPTNSFFQNFVLNNGDQAEYIHPYLIKSSNSSLSVSYPFPFFNFFAKSQDFCPDLTITSSSKSSNEKHIISSYSDLSVTLDIPSSNLRFFLVRGSPFLTFSVTQPTPLSITTTHLIRSFTSNDSLTKYTFNLRNSQTWILYASSPITIRKVPNDTSDVFCYHIDEITSEPFSGIIRIAMLPDLKNEAVLDKFSSCYPVSGDAVFARPFCVEYKWVKRGSGDLLMLAHPFHLKILCDIIDRDATILSDFKYESKDGDLVGVVADSWFLKIDPVSVTWHSSNGVKKEYHKEIVSALLKDVEKLNSSEITKTLSYYDGALIARAARLALIAEEVGFLDVIPKVGKFLKDTIEPWLDGTFNENGFFYDKKFGGIVTKQGCMFYCNECLHSGICNAEINHLGYFLYGIAFLVKLDPDWGRKYKPQAYSLMEDFMNSSTSLNPNYTRLRCFDLYKLHSWAGELTKFSDGRYRKGSVDAINAYYSATLIGLAYGDADVISIGSTLMALEILAAKRDVTLWYYSRHASKTCFRILPLLPISEVLFSDVGYVKDLVEWGVPAFLGSGRLEEGWKGFLCALKGQYDKDNSMKKIRKFSFSDVENSFSNLLWWIHSRG; translated from the coding sequence ATGgctatcaacaacaacaacaagaacacaTCTTTTCTATTCCCACAGACTAATTCCACTATTCTCCCTGACCCCTCCAAATTCTTCTCTCAAAATCTGCTATCCACACCCCTCCCCACTAACTCTTTCTTCCAAAACTTTGTCCTCAACAATGGTGACCAAGCTGAATACATTCATCCTTACCTTATCaaatcatcaaactcatcacTTTCTGTTTCATACCCATTTCCATTCTTCAACTTTTTTGCTAAATCTCAAGATTTCTGTCCTGATCTTACCATCACTTCGTCTTCAAAAAGTTCCAATGAGAAACACATAATCTCTTCTTACAGTGATCTTAGTGTAACCTTAGATATTCCTTCTTCAAACTTGAGATTTTTTCTTGTTAGGGGAAGTCCCTTTTTGACTTTTTCTGTCACACAACCAACCCCTCTTTCTATCACAACAACCCATCTTATTCGCTCTTTTACTTCCAATGATTCTCTCACAAAGTATACTTTTAACCTTCGCAATAGTCAAACATGGATTTTGTATGCTTCTTCACCGATTACTATTCGCAAGGTACCTAATGATACTTCTGACGTTTTCTGCTATCATATTGATGAGATCACTTCTGAGCCATTTTCTGGCATTATTAGGATAGCTATGTTGCCGGATTTGAAAAATGAAGCTGTTCTTGACAAGTTCAGTTCATGTTATCCTGTAAGTGGTGATGCTGTTTTTGCAAGACCGTTTTGTGTTGAGTATAAATGGGTGAAGAGAGGTTCAGGTGATTTACTTATGTTAGCACATCCTTTTCACCttaaaattttatgtgataTTATTGATCGTGATGCTACTATTTTGAGTGATTTCAAGTATGAAAGTAAAGATGGTGATCTTGTTGGTGTTGTTGCTGATTCTTGGTTTTTGAAAATTGATCCTGTTTCTGTAACATGGCATTCTTCAAATGGTGTGAAAAAAGAATACCATAAAGAAATTGTTTCTGCTCTTTTGAAAGATGTTGAGAAACTGAACTCATCAGaaataacaaaaacattatcttATTATGATGGAGCATTGATTGCTAGGGCTGCAAGGTTAGCATTGATAGCTGAAGAGGTTGGTTTTCTTGATGTGATTCCGAAAGTTGGAAAGTTTTTGAAGGATACAATTGAGCCTTGGCTTGATGGAACTTTTAATGAGAAtggatttttttatgataaaaaatttgGTGGAATTGTCACTAAACAAGGTTGTATGTTTTATTGCAATGAATGTTTACATTCGGGAATTTGTAACGCTGAAATTAATCACTTGGGATATTTCCTTTACGGCATTGCTTTTCTTGTTAAGCTTGATCCAGATTGGGGAAGAAAGTATAAGCCTCAAGCTTATTCACTTATGGAAGATTTCATGAACTCGAGCACAAGTTTGAACCCAAATTACACGCGATTAAGGTGTTTTGATCTATATAAGTTGCACTCTTGGGCCGGAGAGTTAACCAAATTCTCTGATGGAAGATATCGGAAGGGTAGTGTTGACGCTATCAATGCATATTATTCTGCTACTTTGATTGGTTTAGCATATGGTGATGCCGATGTAATTTCCATTGGATCAACCTTAATGGCTTTGGAAATTCTAGCAGCTAAAAGAGATGTTACACTATGGTATTATAGTCGTCATGCTTCAAAAACATGTTTTCGAATTTTACCTTTGTTGCCTATTTCTGAAGTGTTGTTTTCTGATGTTGGTTATGTGAAGGATCTTGTTGAGTGGGGAGTGCCTGCTTTCTTGGGAAGTGGTCGTTTAGAAGAAGGTTGGAAGGGTTTTTTATGTGCTTTGAAGGGACAATATGATAAGGATAATTCTATgaagaaaataagaaagtttAGTTTTTCTGATGTTGAAAATTCATTTAGTAATTTGTTGTGGTGGATTCATAGTAGAGGTTAA